GATTTTTGTCCTACAAACAGAACTCAATGTTTAGGCCTATGCCTACAGCAGTAAACCAGCTAATTTAATTGCACTATACACCAAttccttaaatggatagttcacccaaagttgacaattcactcatcatttacacaccctcacgtcatcccagaagtgtattactttcttctgctgaacacaaacaaagatatttagaataaCATCAGCTTTGTAagttcatacaatgtaagtgaatgttggccagaaatttgaagctccaaaaagcacatgcaggcagcatgaaagtaatccacgtGATTCCAGTGATTCAATCAATGTCTTTaggagcaatatgataggtgtggttaagcaacgatcaatatttaagtcccttttcactataaattctcctccctgtccagaaGTTTGCGATAGGCACAAAGAATGTAAATTGCGTAaacaatgtggaaaaaaataaaaatgtggagatttatagtaaaaacaaacaaaaagacttaaatactaatctgtttctcacccacacctatcatataacttccgaagacatggttttaaccactggagttgtatggattacgttGAAGCTTcaacaagcacataaaggcagcataaaagttctTGCCACCcctcacttgtattgtatggacctacagagcttaaacattcttctaaaatcttcatttgtgttcttcagaagaaagtcatacacatctggaatggcaagaggatgagtaaattagaTAAAATTAGGGGGGGGagggactatccctttaagttctaTATAAAGTAACATCCTGATGCTTACTCGTTGCTTATCAATTTATAtcagtaaatgtaaatacaaagtGCAGTCCAGGTCACCTCTTGATCAGATGCAGGCCTCTTAACCTCTTTCAGCACCAGTCCTGTGTGTCCTTTTGGGCAGTTCAATGTTTGACCCTTCAGTCCTCGGCCTCTGAATGACACAGTTATTTCTGCAAAACAAACATGTTATCTTCATCTGACAGTTCTGCAGCGTGTTTCATTCGTGAGCAGTGCATTGATGTTCGTCTAACCGTGTTCACGCTCCTTCACAGTGGAAGTAAAGAACTTTGAGACTTCGGCAGGCCCATCATGCTCCATTTCACAAGATAACAAATGGACCTGAGCTTTGTCCGCTTGTTTGATGGAGTCAAGCCGGATAGATGTCACACAACTGTTCGATGACATCTAATAAAACAGAGTGCAACAGAAATCTGGTGCACAACATTTTCTTCTATATATACATTGTCAACGTAATGCGTAAATATAAAAGACTGTTAAAAGTTTACTAGTTTTCATCCTTACCTCCATTGTTCGCAACACTGTTTACAAAGTGTCTCATGTGGCGGCAGCGTGCGCTGTGATTGGACCCGCTGTATTTCTTCGCTGACACAAAAATGGTTTTCGCGGTAAAATGCAAAGTATGCTGCCATCTATCGTTCCCGGGATGAAGTCGGTTGATATTTTGCAATTGACTTTTTTTAATGCTTGTTATATGGAATGATATTatggaatatcattccataacgTCAATGGCCAATGGGTAGATAAAGATAAAGCTTATACAATTCTTTGTTCAGATAGATGAAGTTAtgcaatcataaaatgaaatggtctggcatttttttctttttctttatagaTGATTTCATtacaatattgtaatattttgaaCAATTGTAAAGACTACTAGTGCCTGTAatgttacatgtatgtaacattgTTActctctatctttttttttttttacatttgaaagaatgtttctttttgtatacagttgtggccaaaaatattggcaccctggTTAAATATGTGCAaataaggctgtgaaaaaaaatctgcatagccttttgatctttcattcaaaaaaatcacaaaaatcgaACCTTTAATTTAAGTGAAATAATTGAAACaagggaaatatctcattattaaataaatatttttctccaaaatgcattggccttaattattggcacccttttattcaatactttttgcaactgCCCATTGCCAGGATAACAGTTCTCATAAAaagcctaatgaggttggagaagaacaggcaagggatctgagatcattcgtccatacagaatctctacagatccttcaaattcagaggaccatgttggtggactctcctctccagttcaccccacaggttttctatggggttcaggccaGGGGACTGAGATGGCCATGGAAGTACCTTGATTTTgaggtcagtgaaccatttttgtgttgattttgatgtttgttttggatcattgtcctgctggaagatccaacaagggcccattgtaagctttctggcagaggcagccaggtttagattttttatctgttggtatttgatagagtccatgatgccatgtatccaaataAGATGTTCAGGACATctggaagaaaaacagccccacaccACTAAAGATGCACCACCACATTTAACTGTGGGCATTGGTTCTTTatctctgtgtgtgccaaacccatctcttgTGTTTGCAGCCAAAAAGcttgttttatctgaccatagagCCCAatcacatttgaagttccagtattgtctggcaaactgaagatgcttgagtatgttgttggatgagagcagaggctttcttttttttaaaccctcccaaaaacttgtggtgatgtctgaatttctattttttatttatttatttttttaactttctgaccccaagacccaactaatttctgtaagtctccagctgtgatccctggagattctttggccacttgaaccatcctcctcaacAAGCGTGAAGACAATACagacacacgtcctcttccaggTCGATTCTTaaaatctccagttgattggaacttgttaattattgccctgatggtggaaattggtattttcaatgctttcgctattttcttatagctacttctcattttgtgaagctcaacaaccctTTTCTTTAGTTTAACCctctgtgattgatgattaagggaatttggcctgtgtgttacctcatattatacacctgtgaaacaggaagtcatggctgaacaatttcatgttcctagtcacctaggttcactaaaaaatttaaaagatgaatgagaatatacttcagataAATTGTACACATAAGAATTtctaagggtgccaataattgtggccaacgtgttttagagaaaatatttatttaataattacatattttccctctttctattgttttacttcaatttaaggttatatttttgtgattttctttaaatgtaatatcaaaaggataaacaatgcagattttttgtgcatatttacCAAGGGGGCCAATATTTTGGTCACTACTGTATATTGTTACagcaatataatgtaattatataatttcatttttattaaaataatcatacagtttatatttgtaataaatgtatgGTCTAAAATAATTAAACTGTCTCATAGTAAtggataaatatttaatttaggaATAAACTATAATTAATGATTTGGTCTGACATGTATTAATTGCTtagaatatcaataaatcaatTGACTCAATTTACcagaaattacatacattttagtaTAACAATAGAAGATTATCACGTatcaaatatttgttattttgggGAAATGTCATACACATTACTGGAAGCCCCTAAAGACAAaccctatttatatatatatatatatatatatatatatatatatatatatatatatatatatatatatatatatatatatatatatatatatatatatatatataataattcttGTAAATCCttaacatgtaaaaaataaaaaccagagaaaagttgttaatttaaatatttgcaaGAAGACCTagctacattattattattatttcgtttttatgtgttttgtatgtgtgcttTGTTTTTGTACCCTTATTTGTCACAGCGCCTTCTTGCGTTGAAATGGAACATTATTTTGAAGCTCCATCTATGTGATGTGCAACACTGAGGACATTCCGGCTAGAAACGCCTCTCACTTTGAGGCGAATGTGTTCCATTGGTGTCCACTACTTTTGTAGTGTCAAAAAGCAACATTAATCCAACGCAATCTGACGTATAATTATTTGGCTAAGTAGTGAAAATATTTGGAATGGTTACGCCTCCGGATAAATATGGTTGTTATTCCGTGTTTAAAGGTGCCGCAGCGTCATGCTGAACTGTACAGGTAGGTTACTGTCTGGCACGTTAAAACTAGTCAACTTTAGTGGTTACACAAATGTTTAATTTACTAACTGGATAGTGTATTAAGATGTTCAATTGTTCCGCAGAAAATATTTACTGTCACAAGGTGTTTTGGACCGCAAGTACTGTACACAAAAGCACCCAGATGGGACAGTAACGCTTCCACTTCGAGCATCTGATCTGCCACAGCTTGATATCGTGGCACTAAAGGAGTATATAGCACAGGACAGCTTTTTTGAAATTGTTGATGTCCAGGTAAGCAGCATTGATAGCTGGAACCAAAAATGCCCTACATCCCATGGGATAATTTAACCCAAATAACTTTTCTCTTTAGTCCAGTCTGAGCATTACtcactctttttatttttcaCTATAGGCACCCCAGTTATCAAAAAGTGTGAGAAATAAATCAGTGCATGAGAGACTTGTAGAGACCACTCAGTCCCTGGTGGTTTCCAAAAGTGAGATTTGGAGTGAAGAACTTGAGAGAGATGTGCCTTGTCGCTGGCAGTGCCATGGGGATCTTGTCCTGTTTGGTGAAGGCTGCTTCTCTAATGCAGTATGGAAAGACATTGGTGGGTAATAATAAATCTCAGCCCCTCTGTAGGTCcagtatatataaataagtagaatgtacagtatattctatATTGAgagttttatataaaataagaaCTTTATTTAGTTAGTTTGTGCTaactttttgtcatttattttaggaTCTGAATTATGGACTGCAGTTGCCCAGACCCTGGGAGTAAAACGTATAGCACAAATTAAAAAGATTTCCCAGGATGGGTATCGCACACCTATAGTAACAATGCTTTTAGGAGACAGCAGCTATGTAACACACATCGACAACCACATCAGGTAGCACAAAAGTTGTGGTAACATTTTGAAAtgaggttacatttgttaacatgaactaacaatgaacagcatTTATTATCATGGTTAATgtaaattacaatatatataaaatcaaaacttttatatgttaacattagttaatgcactatgaactaacatgaacttacaatgaagatttttttttattaactaacattgagATATATAAATACttgaaaaatacagttttcattgttatgaaacctaatgcatttactaatatttatgAAAGGAACATTTCTTTTA
This region of Xyrauchen texanus isolate HMW12.3.18 chromosome 23, RBS_HiC_50CHRs, whole genome shotgun sequence genomic DNA includes:
- the LOC127617070 gene encoding ribonuclease H2 subunit C-like isoform X2; protein product: MSSNSCVTSIRLDSIKQADKAQVHLLSCEMEHDGPAEVSKFFTSTVKEREHEITVSFRGRGLKGQTLNCPKGHTGLVLKEVKRPASDQEDRIVKVSSVFHNFKYWNLETPPTSDDGVVMAMAWPQLAETIHGPVDD
- the LOC127617070 gene encoding ribonuclease H2 subunit C-like isoform X1 — its product is MEMSSNSCVTSIRLDSIKQADKAQVHLLSCEMEHDGPAEVSKFFTSTVKEREHEITVSFRGRGLKGQTLNCPKGHTGLVLKEVKRPASDQEDRIVKVSSVFHNFKYWNLETPPTSDDGVVMAMAWPQLAETIHGPVDD